The genomic stretch AAAGTTTGGAGAATGAAAAACAATCCTTACCTTTGCAGCCGCTTTCGAGAGGGGAGACGGGAGGGAAGATCGAGAGCGAGAGAAAACAAGAGATAAAGAGTTCTTTAAGATATTGAGATGAACAAAACGTAGCGAGCGTGAATCGGAATCGACAGTAGTCGAGATTCATGAACACATGACCCTGCCAGATAAGATTTCTGAAAGATTATTTTAGTATGAAGAGTTTGATCCTGGCTCAGGATGAACGCTAGCGACAGGCTTAACACATGCAAGTCGAGGGGCAGCACGGTGTAGCGATACACTGGTGGCGACCGGCGCACGGGTGAGTAACACGTGTGCAACCAACCCCGTACCGGGAGATAACCCGCGGAAACGTGGACTAACATCCCATGAGACTCTAGATCCGCATGGCTCTAGATTTAAAATTCCGGTGGTACGGGACGGGCACGCGCGACATTAGGTAGTTGGCGGGGTAAGGGCCCACCAAGCCGACGATGTCTAGGGGTTCTGAGAGGAAGGTCCCCCACACTGGAACTGAGACACGGTCCAGACTCCTACGGGAGGCAGCAGTGAGGAATATTGGTCAATGGGCGAGAGCCTGAACCAGCCAAGTCGCGTGAGGGAAGAATGGTCTATGGCCTGTAAACCTCTTTTGTCAGGGAAGAATAAGGATGACGAGTCATTCGATGCCAGTACTTGACGAATAAGCATCGGCTAACTCCGTGCCAGCAGCCGCGGTAATACGGGGGATGCGAGCGTTATCCGGATTTATTGGGTTTAAAGGGCGCGTAGGCGGGACGGCAAGTCAGCGGTAAAAGACTGCAGCTAAACTGTAGCACGCCGTTGAAACTGTTGACCTCGAGACGAGACGAGGGAGGCGGAACAAGTGAAGTAGCGGTGAAATGCATAGATATCACTTGGAACCCCGATAGCGAAGGCAGCTTCCCAGGCTCGTTCTGACGCTGATGCGCGAGAGCGTGGGTAGCGAACAGGATTAGATACCCTGGTAGTCCACGCCGTAAACGATGCTCACTGGATCTTGGCGATACACGGCCAGGGTTCAAGCGAAAGTATTAAGTGAGCCACCTGGGGAGTACGTCGGCAACGATGAAACTCAAAGGAATTGACGGGGGCCCGCACAAGCGGAGGAACATGTGGTTTAATTCGATGATACGCGAGGAACCTTACCCGGGTTTAAATGTAGATTGCATGAGGTGGAAACGCTTCTTCCCTTCGGGGCTATTTACAAGGTGCTGCATGGTTGTCGTCAGCTCGTGCCGTGAGGTGTCGGGTTAAGTCCCATAACGAGCGCAACCCCTATCGCCAGTTGCCATCGGTTGAAGCCGGGCACTCTGTCGAGACTGCCACCGTAAGGTGCGAGGAAGGCGGGGATGACGTCAAATCAGCACGGCCCTTACACCCGGGGCGACACACGTGTTACAATGGCCGGTACAGAGGGCAGCCACGGGGTGACCCGGAGCGAATCTCTAAAGCCGGTCGTAGTTCGGACTGGAGTCTGCAACCCGACTCCACGAAGTTGGATTCGCTAGTAATCGCGCATCAGCCATGGCGCGGTGAATACGTTCCCGGGCCTTGTACACACCGCCCGTCAAGCCATGGAAGCCGGGAGTACCTGAAGATCGTGACCGCGAGGAACGGGCTAGGGTAATACCGGTAACTGGGGCTAAGTCGTAACAAGGTAGCCGTACCGGAAGGTGCGGCTGGAACACCTCCTTTCTGGAGCGTGGGCTCATGTGGCTCGCTACCGCCAGTTCATCATCAACGGGATTCCCTCGAGGGATCTTTAGAGACGAGGCTCGTTGCCTTGGTCCCGGCGTTAAATTTTAGGTTTAAAGGTTTTAGATTCTAGATTTCGATTTAAAATTTGAAATGGCTAAATTTAAAATTGTGAAGTTCTTTGACATGCTGGAACGTTAATGGATCATTTGATCCACGAAGTAAGAATGTAGTAGAATAACACAGAGCCGTCCCCGTAGTGATACAGGGGACAAGGTAGATTATAAAAGTACACGACGCTAACGAACGTGAACGATTAAGGGCGCGCGGTGGATGCCTAGGCTCTCGGAGGCGAAGAAGGACGCGATAAGCCGCGATAGTCCACGGCGAGGTGCAAGTAACCCTTGACCCGTGGGTTTCCGAATGGGGCAACCCGGCCGTCTAGATGACGGTCATGCATTATCATGCAGGCGAACGCGGGGAACTGAAACATCTCATTACCCGCAGGAGAAGAAAACAACAGTGATTCCCCCAGTAGTGGCGAGCGAACGGGGAAGAGCCCAAACCGCTGCCGTTTCGGCGACAGCGGGGTCATGGGACCACGCCATTCGAAACAAGATGAAGTGCAATTACCTGGAAAGGTAAGCCGCGGAGGGTGATAGCCCCGTGCACGTCAATTCTTGTGGAGATAGTGGAATCCCGAGTAGGGCGGGACACGAGAAATCCTGCCTGAATTCGCCAGGACCTCCTGGCAAGGCTAAATACTCCCGAGAGACCGATAGTGAACCAGTACCGCGAGGGAAAGGTGAAAAGTACCCCGAGCAGGGGGGTGAAATAGACCCTGAACCCGCGCGCCTACAAGCGGTCGGAGCTGCCTTGTGCAGTGACGGCGTGCCTTTTGCATAATGAGCCTACGAGTTAGTCGTCACCAGCGAGGTTAAGGGCTTCAGGCCCGTCAGCCGAAGTGAAAGCGAGCCTTAACAGGGCGTCAAGTTGGTGGCGCTAGACGCGAAACCTTGTGATCTACCCACGAGCAGGTTGAAGTCGCGGTAACACGTGATGGAGGACCGAACCGGTAAACGTTGAAAAGTTTTCGGATGACTCGCGGGTAGGGGTGAAAGGCCAATCAAACTGGGAAATAGCTCGTACTCTCCGAAATGCATTTCGGTGCAGCCTGTGATGTTCTGTTCCAGAGGTAGAGCTACTGGTTGGACGCGAGGGCTTCACCGCCTATCAAATCCGGATAAACTCCGAATGCTGGAACACGAAATCATGGAGTGAGCCCGCGGGTGCTAAGGTCCGCGGACGAGAGGGAAAGAACCCGGACCACCGGCTAAGGTCCCGGATGGACAGTTAAGTTGATCAAACGAGGTGGGATCGCTGAGACAGCTAGGATGTTGGCTTGGAAGCAGCCATTCATTTAAAGAGTGCGTAACAGCTCACTAGTCGAGCGATCCCGCGTGGATAATACACGGGCATCAAACTGTCAACCGAAGCCGTGGGGTCAGCGAAAAGCTGACCGGTAGGAGAGCATTCCTGCCAGCGTTGAAGGTCACCCGCGAGAGTGACTGGAGCGGCATGAAAAGCAAATGTAGGCATAAGTAACGATAATGGGGGCGAGAACCCCCCACGCCGCAAGACCAAGGCTTCCCCGGCAATGTCAATCAGCCGGGGGTCAGCCGGCCTCTAAGGCTAACCCGAAGGGGGATGCCGACGAGAAACGGGTTAACATTCCCGTGCTTCTCGTCACCGTGACGCGGTGACGGGGTGATGAATGGACCGCGCGCTGACGGAATAGCGCGTTGAAGGCCGTACCCTGTGACGGTGGTAGTCAAGCACGCCACCGGAGGCGAAAGTCGATAGTACCTCGAGGCCTCGGCCGAGGGGATAGCGTCCAGGCAATTTACCCCCGAGAAAACCCGCTAAACTTCAAGTGACGAGGAACCGTACTGTAAACGGACACACGTGGTCGGGTAGAACATACCAAGGCGCTCGAGTGATTCATGGTCAAGGAACTAGGCAAAATAGTCCTGTAACTTCGGGAAAAAGGACGCTCTAGTGATAGAGCCGCAGAGTAATGGCCCAGGCGACTGTTTACCAAAAACACATGGCTATGCCAAATCGAAAGATGACGTATATGGCCTGACACCTGCCCGGTGCCGGAAGGTTAAGAGGAGAGCTCATCGGAAACGAGAAGGTTTGAATTGAAGCCCCGGTAAACGGCGGCCGTAACTATAACGGTCCTAAGGTAGCGAAATTCCTTGTCGGGTAAGTTCCGACCTGCACGAATGGTGTAACGATCTGGGCACTGTCTCGACCATGAGCTCGGTGAAATTGTAGTTCCGGTGAAGATGCCGGGTACCCGCGACGGGACGGAAAGACCCCGTGAACCTTTACTGCAGCTTCGCGTTGTTCCCGGGCACGGGACGTGTAGGATAGGTCGGAGGCTACGATTCGGTTTCGCCAGGAATCGAGGAGCCATCGTTGAAATACGACCCTTCTCTTGTCTGGGATCTAACCCTAGGTACAGGGGACACCGCGTGGTGGGTAGTTTGACTGGGGTGGTCGCCTCCAAAAGCGTAACGGAGGCTTCCAAAGGTACCCTCGGGTTGGTTGGTAATCAACCTCAGAGTGCAATGGCACAAGGGTGCTTGACCGGGAGACCAACGAGTCGATCGGGTGCGAAAGCAGGGCATAGTGATCCGGTGATCCCGCGTGGAAGGGTCATCGCTCAAAGGATAAAAGGTACTCCGGGGATAACAGGCTGATCGCCCCCAAGAGCTCATATCGACGGGGCGGTTTGGCACCTCGATGTCGGCTCGTCACATCCTGGGGCTGGAGAAGGTCCCAAGGGTTCGGCTGTTCGCCGATTAAAGTGGCACGCGAGCTGGGTTCAGAACGTCGTGAGACAGTTCGGTCCCTATCTGTCGTGGGCGCTGGAGATTCGAGAGGTCCTGACTCTAGTACGAGAGGACCGGGTTGGACGCGCCGCTAGTGAACCTGTTATGACGCCAGTCGTACGGCAGGGTAGCCACGCGCGGACGGGATAAGCGCTGAAAGCATCTAAGCGCGAAGCCTGCCTCGAGATGAGATCTCCTTACAGGGTCGTCGTAGACGACGACGTTGATAGGCCACAGGTGTAAAGCCGGTGACGGCAAAGCCGAGTGGTACTAATCACCCGAAAGTTGACGTTCGGTGGGTGATATGATTCGATTAACGTTCCGGTCGATTGTCAATCAAGGTGATTGACGGTTGATAGAGAGGCATGAATAAACGAGCTTTAAAGGTATTGTCACGATCGGCCGGAGGGCCGGGTGAAGTGACGGGAAAACATTAAAAGGTGTCTATAGCGACGGAGATCCACCTCTTCCCATCCCGAACAGAGAAGTTAAGCCCGTTAGCGCCGATGGTACTGCCGAATGGTGGGAGAGTAGGTCGATGCCGAATTTAGAAGAGAGGGCGAGTCAACGTGACTCGCCCCTTTTTTGTTATATAGAACTTGTAACCTGTAACTTGTAACTTACCGGAGGTAAATTTCTCTCATTTTCAATTTTCAACTTTCAATTTTCAATTGTTTTGTTTTATATTTGTGCAATGGCAGATAACGTGTGTGAAATAGAAGTAGATAAAAGGATATTTACGGCAGTTGTACAAGGAGACCGAGATGCTTTTGGTGATTTATTCCAGAAGTATTATCAGGTATTGTGCAATTATGCATTGACTTATCTGGATGATGTAAGTGAAGTAGAGGATGCTGTGCAGGATGTATTCGTCTATGTATGGAATAACCGGGAGGTAATTGTTGTGGATACTTCTGTGAAGTCTTATTTATTTACTTCTGTAAAACATAGAGCTTTGAATATTTTAAAGCATCGGGCAGTGGAACGTAGTCATGGTTGTTTGTTGGTTGAGTTTTTAGAAGATTTATCCCAAGAAGAATACTCCGAGGAAGAGGCTGTTCAATTGGAAAAAATTCGTCAGGCTCTCCAAATTTTACCATTACAATGTCGTACGGTGTTTATGATGAGTAGTTTGGATGGAAAGAAGTATAGGGAGATTGCAGAGGAGCTTCATATATCTGTTAATACCGTCAAATCACATGTATTGAAGGCTTATCGTACTATTCGTGAATACGTAGGGGTTACTACATCTTCTTCTTTTTTACTTTTTGTGGCCTATAAAGTCTATTCTCAAGAGAGTCATCGAAATGCGATAGAATAAATTTTGTAAAAAAAACTGTTTTTGACTCACCCTTTTTTGCTTTCCGGTTGCCTTTAGAGAAATTTTAAAGTAATACGGAGATGAAGTTTCAATTTTCAGAGGATATATGGGAGAAAATTTCTTTATTATGGGCTAAAGAGAGACGTCAGGAAATAGAAGAACTTGATTATTCCGACGAGCAGGTGAAGGAATTGATGAAAATGTTGTTTCAAGTTAGGAGAGCTTGTAAGCCGGAGAAAAAACAAGTGTATGATGTAAGGAGGGCTTGGTTGAATGTAGTGTCTAGAACAGAGCAACAAAATACCCGGAAGTTGATACCTTGGATATTTAGGTATGCGGCCGTGTTGGCAGTGGTAATATGTTGTGTTGTGTTATGGTTTGATCAAGGGAATAAAAATGATTATTCTGTAACTGCCGAGGTTGACTCAATTTCGTCGGGAACTCGGAAAGCAGAATTGATATTGGCGAACGGTAAGAGCGTGATTTTGGATTCGGACATGAATGTGCATGAGATGGAAATTTCTGGGATGAAGTTCGTTAATGATGATAAAAATGGCGAATTAAGATATGATGGATCTTTTGTTGTGGAGGATTCGAGTTTGATGTCTTATAATACTTTGTGTATCCCCAAAGGGGGAGAGTACTCGTTGCAATTACCTGATGGTTCTAGGGTGTGGCTGAACTCCGAGACATCAATACGTTTCCCCGTTTGTTTTATGAAGGACAGGAGGAAAGTTTACCTTAGTGGAGAAGCTTATTTTGAAGTTACGAAGAATGCTTCGGCTCCATTTCATGTGTATGTGGAAGGAGGGGAGGTTACCGTGTTAGGGACAAGTTTTAACGTTTCAGCTTATAAGGAAGATGCTATATGGCAGACTACTTTAGTTAGTGGACGAGTACAAGTGGTGACCGATGATAGTAAAGTTGTTGTGAAACCAACAGAGCAGTATTCGATAGATCGGCAAACAGGAGAAAGGGTGTTGAAAGAGGTGGATACGGAATTGTATACCTCATGGGTAGATGGGAAATTTTACTTTAGTGCTTATGCTTTCGAGGATATAGTTAGAAAGTTAGAGCGTTGGTATGATTTTACCATGAATTATCAAGACGAGGAGATTAAACGGATGCATTTTTCCGGAACGATTAATAAACATCGTCCTTTAAATGAAGTGTTACAATTTTTGGAAAAAACGACAGATATTCATTTTGAAATTTCCGGAAAGAATATAACCGTGAGTAAAATAAAAAAGGGATAAGAGGTTGCGGCTCCTATCCCCAATGATTGTCAACGTCTTTAACTATTCATTGGCATGGCAGTTAAAGACAATTACAAACTTCAATGATCAAATATATGAAAAAAAATGATTGCAGAGAATTTTTTTACCCTTGGGGTAAAGTAAAAAAATGGTTATTTCTTATGAAATTGATTGCTTTTTTCCTTTTTGCGGGATTATGTCAGGTGAGTGCAACGGCTTTTGGACAACGGGAAACCGTAACATTTTCACGTGATGCGATGACTTTGGAAGAGATCTTTACGACGATCCGAAAACAATTACAGTATGATATTTTTTATAGTAACGAGGAACTGGATACTCATCAAAAAATTCAGTTGTCTGCTAGAAAAATGAATGTTGAGGGGGTGTTGAAAGAAATTCTTAAAGGAAAGTATTCCTATGAATTTATCGAGAAGACTATTGTCATTCGTCCTTTAAGAAAAATTGGAGTAGAACAGGAACAAGAAAATGTGATCAAAGGGAAAGTTGTAGATGTTCATGGAAAACCGCTTCCAGGAGTGACAATCCGAGTGGATAGTACGAGTTTAGGTTGTTCTTCGAATGTGGATGGAGAGTTTGAATTAACTTTAAGACAGGATAAAGGTCATTTGGTTTTTAGTTTTATTGGTTTTAAGACTAAACGAGTGGCTTTTACACGAGGCAAATTTCTTTCGGTGACATTGGAAGAGGAAGTGACGGAGATGGAAGAAGTCATTGTGAATGGAATGTTTACTCAAAATAGGAATAGTTATACCGGATCGGTGACAACGATGAAGGGAGAAGATATCTTGGCCGTGTCGAATACAAATTTATTGAAGGCAATTTCTGTGCTTTCTCCTGGCTTGCGACTTGTTGAAAATAATGAAATGGGATCGAATCCGAATTATATTCCGGAAATTATTATTCGAGGTACGACCTCTATCGCCAGTCAGGGAGAATATGGGTTGAATACTCCATTAATTATTTTGGATGGTGTGGAGATTTCTATTACTCAGTTGTATGATTTGGATATTTATGAGATTGAGCGGGTGGATGTTTTGAAAGACGCTTCAGCTACTTCAATATATGGAGAAAAGGCTGCCAATGGAGTTATTGTTATAGAGCGGAAAAAAGTTACGGACAAAAATATTCGGGTTCGTTATAATTTTGTTCCCGGTTTTGAGTTTCCGGATGTTGATTCTTACGATTATTGTAATGCGGCTCAAAAGTTGGAATTGGAACGTTTAGCTGGTTTATATAATACGGCTGATGGTAGTCTGGATGAAAGTTATAATGAAAAGTTCAAGCGTATACAAAAAGGTGCTGATACGGATTGGATGGCAAAGCCTTTGAGAAATTCGACTTCTTTTAGTCATTCGTTGAGTATGACTGGACGAGGTGCGGGAATGGATTATGGGGTAACAGCTAATTTTTCGGATAAACGAGGAGTAATGAAAGGGGATTACCGGAATAATTATGGTTTGTCTTTTTATTTTTCTTACCGGTTGGTAGATCGCCTTACGATTACTTATCGTGCCGATATAAACAAGACAGATACGAAAGCTTCGCCTTATGGCAGTTTTACAGAATTCGTGAAAATTAATCCTTATGATACTCCATTTAATGCTTATGGTGAGTGGAATAAGAAACTTTCTTATGATTTCAGGAATCCGTTATATGATGCCTCGACGAGTAGTTTTGATAAATCGGAGAGTAAGACGATCACGAATAATCTGACATTACGTTGGGATATCTGGAAAGGTTTTTATTTGACCGGATCTTTTAGTTACTCGTTATCAGATTCGCAATCAGATAAATTTGTGTCACCCGATCATAGTTCCTTCGAGACGGAAACAGATCCAGGTAAACGAGGAAGTTATTTTATCTCCAATATGAGAGGGAAAAGCTGGCAGGCACGTATTGGATTAACATACAGCAAAACTTTGAGTGATAACGGTTCGATATTGACATTGAATGTGGGTGCTAATGCGAATAAGAGCAATAGCAATAGTAATAGTTTTTCTGGAATTGGTTTTTTGAAAGGGAATTTGACAGATATGGCTTTTGCCAATAGTTACCCGACTAATGGGCAGCCGAGTGGGAGTGAATCCTTGAGTTCTTCTGTTGGTGTGTTTGGTAATTTGAATATAATTTTTCTGAATCGTTATTTTGTAGATGGATCTTACCGTGTTTCCGGTTCTTCGAAATTTGGAAAAGATCGACGATTTGCTCCTTTCTGGTCTGTTGGGATAGGGTGGAATGCGCACAATGAATCGTTTTTGTCCGACTTGGGATGGTTTGATATTTTTAGAATTCGAGGTAGTGTAGGATATACCGGTAGTGTGAATTTTTCCGATTACCAAGCGATCACGACTTATCTGTATAAACAGGATAATAATTATCTGATTAGTATGGGAGCTTTACCGATTACTATGGGAAACGATCGTTTGAAATGGCAGACGACGGTAAAATATAATGTAGGAGCGACATTAGAAATGTGGGAAGGACGATTAAGTGCTAATTTTGATATTTATAAGGAAGACACGAAAGATTTGTTACTTTCGATTTCAACGCCTCCTTCTATGGGAGTGACAAACGTGATGGATAATTTGGGTGAGACAGGAAACTGGGGGTACGAGTGGTCATTATCGGGTTTATTGATAAAATCGAATCAATTGTATTGGCGAATGGGGCTTTCCGGGCATCATACGGAGAATAAATTGAAGAAAATCAGTAATTCGATGAAACGTCAAAATGACAGTGCGATGCGGGAGACGGGAGTTGCTGCGCCTAAAGTGCAGTTGGAAGAGGGGGAATCATCAACGGCAATTTATGCCGTGCCTTCACTGGGAATAGACCCCGCGACGGGACAGGAGATTTTCATTAAAAAAGATGGTTCTTACACGTTCTCTTATGATGTAAAGGATAAAGTTGCGTTGGGAAATACTGTTCCTTTTTTGCAGGGAGCTTTAACAACTTCCGTGGGGTATAAGGGATTTAGTATTTCGGCGGCAATGACGTTTACTTTCGGTGGAGATATTTATAATACAACTCGGGCTAGTAAAGTGGAGCGGATTAATCCTCAGGAAAATGTGGATGTACGTGCTTTTACCGAGAGATGGAAGAAACCCGGAGATGTTGTTCATTATACTGCACTTACGGATACCAAGAGTTACGTTCATTCAGAACGATTTATAGAACGGAAAAATGAAGTTTTTCTTTCTTCATTGAATTTCTCGTATGAATTTAAACGAGAATGGGTAAAGAAAATCGGGTTGAATAAATTAAGAATCGGGGTTGGATTTTCGGATGTGTTAAGAATGTCAACCGTGAAGTATGAGCGAGGTACGGCTTATCCTTATAGTAAAGGGTACAATTTTACGATTAGTCCAACTTTTTAATCATCATTTATCATGAGAAAATATTGTATATTATTTTTATCCCTGTTCTTTTTGGTGGCTTGTGATGACTTTTTGAGTGTCAAGCCCAAGGCTGAGATCGTGGAACACGTGTATTTTGATACTCCGGAAGGATTTGAAGATGCATTGTACGGGGCGTATTCGACCTTAAGTGCTTCTGCTCTATATGGTGAATATTTGAGTTGGGGGTTATTGGATGTTTTTGCCCAGTATTATAAGAAAAATTCGATCAATGATAACGTGAAGTCGATGTTGATTTTGGAGCACGAGAAGTTGAGAAGTTATTATAATTTAATATGGAATAAGGGATACGAGACAATCGGGTACGTGAATAATGTATTGCGTAATTTGGAACGGAAGAGCGAAAATTCGATGCACTATTATAAACTTTATAAAGGGGAAGCATTAGGTTTACGGGCTTACCTGCACTTTGATTTATTGCGCTTGTTTGCTCCTCACGTGGGTTCAAAGCCTAACGCACAGGGGATTCCTTACGTGACGATTTACGAGGTTGCAGTATCACCTTTCAAAACCGTGTCAGAAGTTTATGATTTGGTAATAAAGGATTTAAAGGAGGCAGAATTGTTATTGCAAGAGGATGAGACGTTACTTGTTTATCCCAGAAAATTTGTGCTAAATGATGGTTTCGCCACGTGTCGGGAGATTCATTTTAATTTGTATGCCGCGCAGGCTCTTTTGGCAAGAGTTTATTGGATGAAAGGTGATTTGGAGAACGCTTTAATATATGCCAAGAAAGTGATTGATTCAGGTAAATTTCCGTTGGAGGATAAATTGAATATACGGAGTTTTATGGCTGGGACGATAACGGAAAAGGAGGCTGTCTGGGGTGTTTATACAACTCAGATATTGGATAATGTAAAAAAGAATTTTTACACGTATGATATGACATACACTTGGTTGCCGGCTGATGATAATACGGCTCTTTATTCCGTGGCACAGGAAGATGGGAATGATATGCGCGGGAATGATTGGTTTCGTATTTTGATTGGGGAAGAGGAGTCGGACAGGATTGTGCGATGTATGAAAATTGTGAATGAGACGAAAATAAGTAATCCGGGCGCATATACTTCCAAAAGTATTGAAGGAATTAATATGATTCGGATTCCTGAAATGTATTTAATTGCAGCAGAGGCATTATTGGAGAGTGATCCGGACGAGGCTCAAAAATATTTTGATACTTTTATCGTGTCGCGGGGATTATTTAAATACAAGGATCGACCGGGATCTCCCCAAGTGACTCTTGAAGATATTGTAAAAGAACGACGTAAAGAGTTTGTACAGGAAGGTCAGTATTTTTACACGTTGAAACGGGGGAATATGGATATTTACGTGGATGCATTGAAAACGACTTTACAAGGGACGGATGAGTTGTACACGTTTATTATTCCTGATGAAGAATTTGAGTACAGGTATACGGAGGCCGATGAACAATAAAAATGAAAGCGATGAAAGTGTTAGCATTAAATTATATAACGTTTGTAGTCGTGGTGATGAGTATGGCGGGGCTGTATTCATGTAGCACGGACTATATGGCTTATGATGTGGAATTAAAAGATGGTATTTATTTTGCATCAGATTCATTAAACTATCAATTCGGAATGCAAAAGGGAGAGGATTTTGCTTATGATATGACTGTGCGTGTGTTGGGGACTCCTAAAGATCATGATCGAGTATTTGGAGTGGAATTAGTTGCAGATGAGACTACGGCAAAAGAGGGATTGCATTACGAGTTATCCAAAAGTTTTATCATTCCGGCAAATAAAATTATCGGTAAAATTTCTTTTGTGTTGCATCGTTATCTTGATCCGGAAATAACACAACATCCCTTTGTGATTAAAATGAAGTTGGTTGAGAATGATGATTTTCGGTTGGTTATGGGGAATGAGTGTAAACTTGAATTTTCCGATACGGAATTGCCGCGTCCGAGATGGTGGAGTGAAAGACATTTTGGTCCTTATTCCCAAATGTTGATGATGGATATTTATAATTATTACTGGGATTTGGAGACAACTCATCCCCTGTTGTTCGAACGAATCGTCGAGGAATACGGGCGTAATTTGGAGAAGGCATATAGTTTCCCTTACCAGCAGGAAATAGCGTTCATCAAGTACGTGATTACTCCGGCTTATGAATATTATCAAGAACACCCACATCCGAAAGTTGATTTGCCTGATCCGTCAACTTTGCTTTAATTGCAGTTGGTAAAACAATTAAATATGAATGATTATGATGAAAAATATATGGTTTATTAGTTTATGTGCGATCATCCTATTTCATGCATGTATTGATGATGATTCAACATTACCGGTTAAGGCAATATCGGAGATCTCAATTCAGGCTCCTTCTGACACGATTAATCTTGATTTCGGTTTTGAATTGGTTTATGAACCTGAAATAGAACAGACCATGGAAGACATGGAGTTGAGTTACGAGTGGAGTTATCACGGTTACACGAAAACTTCAATTGGCGGGATAGTCAAAGATTCTTTGAAGTTCCTGTCTAATGAGCGGGTATTGAGGTATGCGTTTAAAAAGTTGGGAGAATACCAGTTACGATTAAAAGTAACGAATGAGCATGGTAGTACATTTAAGTATTTTACGTTGTTTGTTAAAGCGGCTTTTGATCAGGGAATTTTTGTGTTGAGTTCTGATGAAGATAAAAAAGGACGTGTGTCTTTTATGCGCCCTTTAAGTCGGGAAGAGATTGAGGCAGGTAAGGAGGAATCCTTTTACACCTCTGCATTTGTTTCAGTAAATCCGGGATATGCATTAAATGATCCGACAGATGCGGAGAAAATAGGACCGGATATATTTATTGCTTCGAGGGGAGACAA from Butyricimonas virosa encodes the following:
- a CDS encoding DUF4843 domain-containing protein, coding for MKVLALNYITFVVVVMSMAGLYSCSTDYMAYDVELKDGIYFASDSLNYQFGMQKGEDFAYDMTVRVLGTPKDHDRVFGVELVADETTAKEGLHYELSKSFIIPANKIIGKISFVLHRYLDPEITQHPFVIKMKLVENDDFRLVMGNECKLEFSDTELPRPRWWSERHFGPYSQMLMMDIYNYYWDLETTHPLLFERIVEEYGRNLEKAYSFPYQQEIAFIKYVITPAYEYYQEHPHPKVDLPDPSTLL